One Entomomonas asaccharolytica DNA segment encodes these proteins:
- a CDS encoding OprD family outer membrane porin produces MIKALLPMATIGIGLGIGVISPAQAVQSQQDANGFLEDSQFKGLYKNFYFYRNFLNEPSSRQNYAKEWAHGIMLDYSSGFTQGTVGFGLDVQGFMSQRLDSGKGQAGGGIGLVPYKEGTDPKHGYGRVNAAVKMRISKTVLKYGDMYPENPIFGTANNRLWPQTSTGFQLISNELDKAVFEVGYFTAKNARTSSHHTGDIGFWNLLAVNPQTGKLVRARNVKYAGVTYRPFDGLSLIYYGSDFKDVYRQHYAEITYNQPFNPKLAWSTTGNVYRTLASGNDKAGRINNTTWGLKTSLTYDVHKFTLAYQQSNGNQAMPFEGAYPGEYSYKWLVNASMYNDFDAANEKSAQVRYDYNFTNWGIPGLSFTTRYVKGWDADYSHNNAKNTASYMGYKYKHWEYNAETKYVVQSGKAKGLSFHVRYGKHRTENNSPLRDFDEVRIITQYPFDILAMGKALF; encoded by the coding sequence ATGATAAAAGCTTTATTGCCTATGGCTACTATAGGTATTGGTTTGGGCATAGGAGTGATAAGCCCAGCACAAGCAGTGCAAAGTCAACAAGATGCAAATGGTTTTCTCGAAGACTCTCAGTTTAAAGGGTTATACAAAAATTTTTATTTCTACAGAAATTTTCTCAATGAGCCCAGTAGTAGGCAAAATTATGCAAAGGAATGGGCGCATGGCATTATGTTGGATTATTCTTCTGGCTTTACACAAGGAACAGTAGGCTTTGGTTTAGATGTACAAGGCTTTATGTCGCAAAGGCTGGATAGTGGTAAGGGGCAAGCTGGTGGTGGTATTGGATTAGTCCCTTATAAAGAAGGAACAGATCCTAAACATGGTTATGGTCGTGTGAATGCGGCTGTTAAAATGAGAATCTCTAAAACTGTTTTAAAATATGGCGATATGTATCCAGAGAATCCCATATTCGGTACGGCTAATAACCGACTCTGGCCGCAAACCTCTACTGGGTTTCAGCTAATTAGTAATGAGCTAGATAAAGCTGTTTTTGAAGTAGGCTATTTTACCGCTAAAAATGCTAGAACATCTTCTCATCATACAGGTGATATAGGGTTCTGGAATTTATTGGCAGTTAATCCTCAAACAGGCAAATTAGTGCGTGCTAGAAATGTTAAATATGCAGGGGTTACTTATCGACCATTTGATGGCTTAAGTCTGATTTATTATGGGTCAGATTTTAAAGATGTTTATCGTCAGCATTATGCAGAAATTACTTATAATCAACCATTTAATCCAAAGCTAGCATGGTCGACTACGGGTAATGTTTATCGTACATTGGCGAGTGGTAACGATAAGGCTGGCCGTATTAATAACACAACATGGGGATTAAAAACTTCACTAACCTATGATGTGCATAAATTTACCTTAGCTTATCAGCAATCTAATGGTAATCAGGCAATGCCTTTTGAAGGTGCATATCCAGGTGAATATTCTTATAAATGGTTAGTTAATGCATCTATGTACAATGACTTTGATGCGGCTAATGAAAAATCAGCGCAAGTTCGTTATGACTATAATTTTACCAATTGGGGTATTCCAGGCTTAAGTTTTACCACCCGTTATGTAAAAGGATGGGATGCTGATTACAGCCATAATAATGCAAAAAATACTGCCTCATATATGGGCTATAAATATAAGCATTGGGAATATAATGCTGAAACTAAATATGTGGTGCAATCTGGTAAAGCAAAGGGGTTATCATTTCATGTACGCTATGGCAAGCACCGTACTGAAAACAATTCACCCTTACGAGACTTTGATGAAGTGAGAATAATTACACAGTATCCGTTTGATATTTTGGCAATGGGCAAGGCACTTTTTTAA
- the xerC gene encoding tyrosine recombinase XerC produces MQVALENYLRHLQTERQVSPHTLAGYQRDIQKIIVLCEEHHVTNWAELTTHQVRLFISKLHRQGLSARSLGRLLSSLRGLYRYLIKEQLCSKDPSTGIMPPKTEKRLPKLLDIDRTQQLLDTPIASSDNEFINCRDHAMLELFYSSGLRLSELVNLTLTELDLNNNSVRVLGKGNKTRELPVGTKAKQALTAWLTIRLQANPKDDFVFISQRGTKLSPRAVELRVQQAGAKGLGQHLHPHMLRHSFASHLLESSQDLRAVQELLGHADISTTQIYTHLNFQHLAAVYDQAHPRAHHKNKK; encoded by the coding sequence ATGCAAGTTGCTTTAGAAAACTACTTAAGACATTTGCAAACCGAACGGCAAGTATCACCACATACACTGGCTGGATATCAACGTGATATTCAAAAAATAATAGTCCTATGTGAAGAACACCATGTAACTAACTGGGCAGAACTAACTACCCATCAAGTTCGCTTATTTATTAGTAAACTTCATAGACAAGGATTGTCTGCGCGCAGCCTAGGACGACTACTCTCTTCGCTACGTGGGCTCTATCGCTATCTTATCAAAGAGCAATTATGTAGCAAAGATCCTAGTACAGGTATTATGCCTCCAAAAACAGAAAAGCGTTTACCAAAACTATTAGATATAGATCGTACACAGCAGTTGCTAGATACACCGATAGCTAGTAGTGATAATGAATTTATAAATTGCCGTGATCATGCCATGTTAGAGTTATTTTATTCTTCTGGGCTAAGACTTTCTGAGCTAGTAAATTTAACACTCACTGAATTAGACTTAAACAACAATAGCGTTCGTGTATTAGGTAAAGGCAATAAAACCAGAGAACTCCCTGTAGGTACAAAAGCCAAACAAGCCTTAACAGCTTGGTTAACTATCCGTTTACAAGCAAATCCTAAAGATGATTTTGTATTTATCAGTCAACGTGGCACAAAGCTATCACCAAGAGCGGTTGAATTACGTGTACAACAAGCAGGAGCCAAAGGCTTAGGGCAACACTTACATCCCCATATGTTACGCCATAGTTTTGCTAGTCATCTTTTAGAGTCTTCGCAAGATTTACGTGCAGTACAAGAATTATTAGGCCATGCTGATATATCTACCACCCAAATTTATACTCATCTAAACTTTCAACATTTAGCTGCTGTGTATGATCAGGCTCATCCTCGCGCCCACCACAAAAACAAAAAATAA
- a CDS encoding DUF484 family protein, which translates to MSQPTPSEQTSNELTAEAVAEYIRQHPDFFIKHDDVLQTIRIRHESGKAISLIEHQLNRLRSRNQDLQKQLNHLLEMARENDRLFEKARRLTLELLEATSLESLVATLEDSLRHDFKIEKISFILFSESTLPAGRFCKLEEAQTKLGSLINTDKITTGQFRDNALEFLFGNDHNVHSAALVPLRNNNTLGLLALGSSDQYRYQRETGTIFLQQISDILCRILPRLL; encoded by the coding sequence ATGAGTCAACCTACTCCATCAGAACAAACTTCAAATGAGTTAACAGCTGAAGCAGTTGCAGAGTATATTAGACAACATCCTGATTTTTTTATTAAACATGATGATGTATTACAAACCATACGTATTCGCCATGAGTCAGGTAAAGCTATTTCTTTAATTGAACACCAACTTAATCGGTTACGTTCTCGCAATCAAGATTTGCAAAAGCAACTCAATCATCTACTCGAAATGGCAAGAGAAAATGATCGCCTATTCGAAAAGGCGCGACGCTTAACCCTTGAACTACTGGAAGCAACCTCCCTTGAAAGCTTAGTTGCTACCCTAGAAGACAGCCTAAGACATGATTTTAAAATAGAAAAAATTAGCTTTATTTTGTTTAGTGAAAGCACTTTGCCCGCTGGTCGTTTCTGTAAACTTGAAGAAGCTCAAACCAAATTAGGTAGTTTAATTAATACAGATAAAATCACCACAGGCCAATTTAGAGATAATGCCTTAGAATTTTTATTTGGTAACGATCATAACGTGCACTCAGCGGCACTAGTACCCCTCAGAAATAATAATACACTAGGCTTATTAGCATTAGGCAGTAGTGATCAATATCGTTATCAAAGAGAAACGGGCACTATTTTCTTACAACAAATAAGCGATATTCTTTGTCGTATTCTACCTCGTCTATTGTAG
- the dapF gene encoding diaminopimelate epimerase, with amino-acid sequence MFLHFTKMHGLGNDFMVIDLVTQHAHITPKQVKHWSNRHTGIGFDQLLLVEPPNKPDVDFSYRIFNADGSEVEQCGNGARCFAIFVRNKRLTAKKHIIVETSSGIIELHVLPDHQVKVNMGKARFTPKEIPFLAEQQATTYPLVVEEQTIDISAVSMGNPHAVIRTDNLKTAPVQALGSKIEHHPLFPNRVNVGFIEITDRHHAKLRVWERGAGETQACGTGACAAAVTAIQNNWMESPVHLQLLGGKLTIEWKGGDTPVFMTGNAVSVYEGKIQL; translated from the coding sequence ATGTTTTTACATTTTACTAAAATGCACGGGCTAGGCAATGACTTTATGGTCATTGACCTCGTCACGCAACATGCCCATATTACGCCTAAGCAAGTTAAACATTGGAGTAATCGCCATACAGGTATTGGTTTTGACCAACTACTACTGGTTGAGCCACCTAACAAACCAGACGTTGATTTTAGTTATCGTATATTTAATGCGGATGGTTCAGAGGTTGAACAGTGCGGTAATGGTGCGCGTTGCTTTGCTATCTTTGTTCGCAACAAGCGCTTAACCGCCAAAAAACATATTATTGTAGAAACTAGCAGTGGCATTATTGAGCTACATGTTCTGCCAGATCATCAAGTGAAGGTAAACATGGGTAAAGCTCGCTTTACCCCTAAAGAAATCCCTTTTCTAGCCGAGCAACAAGCTACTACATATCCTCTCGTAGTTGAAGAGCAGACTATTGACATATCAGCTGTATCCATGGGTAACCCCCATGCGGTTATTCGTACTGACAATCTAAAAACTGCGCCTGTACAAGCCCTAGGCTCAAAAATCGAACATCATCCCCTTTTTCCTAATCGTGTTAATGTGGGTTTTATAGAAATTACTGATCGTCATCATGCTAAATTGCGTGTATGGGAACGCGGTGCAGGTGAAACACAAGCTTGTGGCACAGGCGCTTGTGCAGCGGCTGTAACTGCCATTCAAAATAATTGGATGGAGTCACCTGTGCACTTACAATTACTAGGTGGTAAATTAACCATTGAGTGGAAAGGTGGCGATACTCCTGTTTTCATGACAGGCAATGCAGTAAGCGTTTATGAAGGAAAAATACAATTATGA
- the lysA gene encoding diaminopimelate decarboxylase: MSVFTYQNDQLYAEQVAVTDIAKQFGTPTYVYSKQHIEQQFKSYQNALQGTSHLICYAVKANSNIAVLNVLAKLGAGFDIVSLGELERVLAAGGQADKIVFSGVGKTVDDIQTALQVGVHCFNVESTNELDRIQKIAAEMGKIAPISLRINPDVDAQTHPYISTGLKENKFGIDIAEAESVYEYAATLTNLKIKGIDCHIGSQLTTLSPFLDALDRLLLLTDKLASKGITIEHLDLGGGLGVRYNDEQPPLAQNYIQAVRERLTDRNLALVFEPGRYIIANAGILITQVEYLKHTTHKNFAIVDAAMNDLIRPALYDAWMDIQPVIQKQGQATSYDIVGPVCETSDFLGKDRSLNIAEGDLLVVCSAGAYGFVMSSNYNTRGRAAEVMVDGDKVYPVRKRETLASLYADEYLLPT; encoded by the coding sequence ATGTCTGTTTTTACTTATCAAAATGACCAGTTATACGCTGAGCAAGTAGCTGTTACAGATATTGCCAAACAGTTTGGTACACCGACCTATGTATACTCAAAACAACATATTGAGCAACAATTTAAAAGCTATCAAAATGCCTTACAAGGTACTTCTCATTTAATTTGTTATGCTGTGAAAGCTAACTCCAATATTGCTGTGCTCAATGTCCTTGCTAAGTTAGGTGCAGGTTTTGATATTGTTTCCCTTGGCGAATTAGAACGGGTTTTAGCAGCAGGTGGACAAGCAGATAAAATCGTATTTTCTGGTGTTGGTAAAACAGTAGATGATATTCAAACAGCATTACAGGTAGGTGTTCATTGTTTCAATGTTGAATCCACTAATGAATTAGATCGTATTCAGAAAATAGCCGCAGAAATGGGTAAAATTGCCCCTATTTCTTTACGTATTAATCCTGATGTAGATGCTCAAACTCACCCTTATATCTCTACAGGATTAAAAGAGAATAAATTCGGTATCGATATCGCTGAAGCTGAATCAGTTTATGAGTATGCTGCCACATTAACAAACCTAAAGATTAAAGGAATTGACTGCCATATAGGCTCACAATTAACTACTTTATCACCTTTTTTAGATGCTCTAGACAGATTGTTATTGCTCACTGATAAATTAGCGAGCAAAGGTATTACCATTGAGCATCTCGATTTAGGGGGTGGGCTAGGTGTACGTTATAATGATGAGCAACCTCCTCTAGCACAAAATTACATTCAAGCGGTAAGAGAACGCTTAACAGATCGTAACCTAGCATTAGTATTTGAGCCTGGCCGTTATATTATTGCTAATGCAGGTATTTTAATAACTCAAGTAGAGTATTTAAAACATACTACCCATAAAAACTTTGCTATTGTTGATGCAGCAATGAATGATCTAATTCGCCCTGCACTTTATGATGCTTGGATGGATATACAGCCTGTTATCCAAAAACAAGGCCAAGCAACTAGCTATGATATTGTAGGCCCAGTATGTGAAACCAGTGACTTTCTAGGTAAAGATCGCTCCTTAAACATCGCAGAGGGTGACCTATTAGTCGTATGCTCAGCAGGTGCTTATGGTTTTGTTATGAGCTCTAACTATAATACACGTGGTAGAGCGGCTGAAGTAATGGTAGATGGCGACAAAGTTTATCCTGTACGTAAACGTGAAACATTGGCCTCTCTTTATGCAGATGAGTACTTATTACCAACCTAA
- the cyaY gene encoding iron donor protein CyaY, translated as MMLEETKYHQLIDELQQQVEDILEAVDFDVDMDNANGVLTIEFENGSQIILSRQSALRQLWVAARSGGYHLDYNAELANWLVVNSNETINELLQRLLKEQVGELVSFNALQN; from the coding sequence ATGATGTTAGAAGAAACAAAATATCATCAACTTATTGATGAATTACAACAACAAGTAGAAGATATATTAGAAGCTGTAGATTTTGATGTGGATATGGATAATGCTAATGGTGTATTAACCATAGAATTTGAAAATGGCAGTCAGATTATTCTAAGTAGGCAGTCCGCTTTACGTCAATTATGGGTTGCTGCAAGGTCTGGAGGTTACCATTTAGACTATAATGCAGAACTGGCAAATTGGTTGGTGGTCAATAGTAACGAGACAATTAATGAATTGTTACAACGATTATTAAAAGAGCAAGTAGGTGAGCTGGTTAGCTTTAATGCATTACAAAACTAA
- the gcvT gene encoding glycine cleavage system aminomethyltransferase GcvT, whose translation MGLHTPLYEQHLALGAEMAELNGWDLPLHFGSQVEEHFQVRKDCGMFDVSFMTIVDITGKQAKQYLQYILANDVSLLNDQGRVLYSVMLNDQAGIIDDILVYLTKDGYRLMFNAAIPEQILDWMEQHKGDFDVSFCVQSDVAVLAIQGPEAVNKLLKQLPKQYVDQLSELKPLYSCFVGDWFISRTGYTGEDGVEIVLPKADAEQLWLELIGAGIMPIGMRARDTLRLEAGHSMYGLDMDAEISPLSCNMDWTIAWQPEDRQFIGRAALENKLQAGLRNKLIGLVSEERGTLHNGQLVRIENVGDGIITSTNFSPTLGKCIALARVPVQTGARAEVEIKGKWCPVRVVPPRFVWHGKILI comes from the coding sequence ATGGGATTGCATACCCCTTTGTATGAGCAACATTTGGCTCTTGGGGCGGAAATGGCAGAACTCAATGGATGGGACTTGCCTTTGCATTTTGGGTCACAAGTAGAAGAACATTTTCAAGTTAGAAAAGATTGCGGTATGTTTGACGTCTCTTTTATGACAATTGTTGATATAACAGGTAAACAGGCTAAACAATATTTACAGTATATACTTGCAAATGATGTATCTTTGCTAAACGATCAAGGGCGTGTTCTGTATTCAGTCATGCTAAATGATCAAGCAGGCATTATTGATGATATTTTAGTTTATTTAACTAAAGATGGTTATCGCTTGATGTTTAATGCGGCTATCCCTGAACAAATCCTTGATTGGATGGAGCAGCACAAAGGCGATTTTGATGTGAGCTTTTGTGTTCAATCAGATGTTGCCGTACTAGCTATTCAAGGGCCAGAAGCAGTTAATAAATTATTAAAACAGTTGCCGAAACAGTATGTAGATCAGTTATCTGAATTAAAGCCACTCTATAGCTGTTTTGTGGGCGATTGGTTTATCTCTCGCACAGGTTATACGGGGGAGGATGGCGTTGAAATCGTATTGCCTAAAGCGGATGCTGAGCAGCTATGGTTAGAGCTGATAGGCGCTGGTATTATGCCAATAGGTATGCGTGCTAGAGACACGTTGCGCTTGGAAGCAGGCCATAGTATGTATGGCTTAGATATGGATGCTGAAATCTCTCCTCTATCGTGTAATATGGATTGGACAATTGCTTGGCAGCCAGAGGATCGTCAGTTTATTGGTCGTGCTGCATTAGAGAATAAATTGCAGGCAGGCTTACGTAATAAATTAATTGGCCTTGTTTCAGAAGAAAGAGGCACTTTGCATAATGGTCAGCTAGTACGTATTGAAAATGTGGGTGACGGTATTATTACTAGCACTAATTTTTCTCCTACCTTAGGAAAATGTATTGCATTGGCTAGAGTGCCTGTTCAAACAGGGGCAAGAGCGGAAGTGGAAATCAAAGGGAAATGGTGTCCTGTAAGAGTCGTTCCGCCACGATTTGTTTGGCATGGTAAAATTTTAATTTAA
- the gcvH gene encoding glycine cleavage system protein GcvH produces MSNIPKVLRYTESHSWVGVLEDDILMVGITDYAQNSLGDIVFVELPEDGMHYQQDQQIGMIESVKTSSDIYAPVTGKVVEVNQQLADNPELINDDPYTAWIYKILPASLVEVEQLLKAQDYQDLIGE; encoded by the coding sequence ATGAGCAATATCCCTAAAGTGTTACGTTATACAGAGAGCCATTCTTGGGTAGGGGTGTTAGAGGATGATATTTTAATGGTAGGGATTACAGACTATGCCCAAAATTCTTTAGGGGATATTGTATTTGTAGAACTGCCAGAAGATGGTATGCATTACCAACAAGACCAACAAATTGGCATGATAGAGTCTGTTAAAACAAGTTCTGATATTTATGCGCCTGTAACAGGTAAAGTCGTTGAAGTTAATCAACAATTAGCCGATAACCCTGAGCTAATAAATGATGATCCTTATACCGCATGGATATATAAAATATTACCTGCTTCTTTAGTAGAAGTTGAGCAGTTGTTAAAGGCGCAAGATTATCAAGACTTAATTGGTGAGTAG
- the gyrA gene encoding DNA gyrase subunit A codes for MGTEIAKEILPVRIEDELKQSYLDYAMSVIVGRALPDVRDGLKPVHRRVLFAMNENSNDWNKPYMKSARIVGDVIGKYHPHGDSAVYDTIVRMAQPFSMRYMLVDGQGNFGSVDGDSAAAMRYTEIRMQKLTHEMLADLDKETVDWVPNYDDSLKIPAVLPTKIPALLVNGSSGIAVGMATNIPPHNLTEVINGCLALIDDENLTIDQLMEYIPGPDFPTAGIINGRAGIIEGYRTGRGRVYIRAKTHIEPIENGREQIVVTELPYQVNKARLIEKIAELVKEKKIEGISELRDESDKDGMRVVIELRRGEMPEVIINNLYTQTQLQNVFGINVVALVDGQPRILNLKEMLEAFVRHRREVVTRRTIYELRKARERGHVVEGLAVALANIDPIIELIKKSPSPAEAKEKLLATAWEAGPIQAMVERAGAESCRPDDLEEQYGIHDGKYYLSPVQAQAILDLRLHRLTGLEHEKLIGEYKEILEQIGELIRILTIPERLMEVIREELVKVRDEFGDERRTEIIASHMDLTTADLIPEEERVVTISHGGYAKSQPLTAYQAQRRGGKGKSASGVKDEDYIEHLLVANSHATLLLFSTKGKVYSLRTFEIPEASRTARGRPLINIIPLDEGEKITTMLPVDEFTEGRFIFMATANGTVKKTPLEQFSKVRKNGLIALGLKEGDLLISAAITDGNSEVMLFTDEGKVIRFEESKVREMGRTAKGVRGIRLPKEGENDTTDDDENAVVIEEDNDDDNSIELFRSHVIAMIIPEDNAYILTASARGYGKRTAIDQYPLRGRGGKGVISMITSDRNGKIVGAVQVQDGEEIMLISDQGTLVRTRVDEIRPMGRNTQGVTLIKLSTDETLVGLERVQEPSETEEDLDEVDLENNATNDEDNPTIQ; via the coding sequence ATGGGCACTGAAATCGCCAAAGAAATTCTCCCCGTCAGAATTGAAGATGAACTAAAACAGTCGTACCTCGACTATGCTATGAGCGTTATTGTTGGGCGCGCTTTGCCCGATGTGCGTGATGGTTTAAAACCAGTGCATAGACGGGTGCTATTTGCTATGAATGAAAATAGCAACGATTGGAATAAACCTTATATGAAATCTGCCCGTATCGTGGGTGATGTCATCGGTAAGTATCACCCGCATGGTGACTCTGCTGTTTATGACACCATTGTACGGATGGCTCAGCCTTTCTCAATGCGTTATATGTTGGTAGATGGGCAAGGTAACTTTGGTTCTGTAGATGGTGACTCAGCTGCTGCAATGCGTTATACCGAAATACGTATGCAGAAATTAACCCATGAAATGTTAGCTGATCTTGATAAAGAGACCGTTGACTGGGTGCCTAACTATGATGATTCCTTAAAAATTCCAGCAGTATTACCCACTAAAATCCCCGCCTTATTGGTAAATGGTTCTAGTGGTATTGCGGTGGGTATGGCTACTAATATTCCGCCCCATAATTTAACGGAAGTAATCAATGGCTGTTTGGCTTTAATTGATGATGAAAATTTAACCATCGATCAGTTAATGGAGTATATTCCTGGTCCTGACTTCCCTACCGCAGGTATTATCAATGGCCGTGCAGGTATTATTGAAGGCTATCGTACAGGTCGTGGTAGAGTTTATATTCGTGCTAAAACTCATATTGAGCCGATTGAAAATGGCCGTGAACAAATAGTTGTTACTGAATTACCTTATCAAGTTAACAAAGCCAGACTTATTGAAAAAATTGCTGAGTTGGTTAAAGAAAAGAAAATTGAAGGTATCAGTGAACTACGTGATGAATCTGATAAAGACGGTATGCGTGTTGTTATAGAGTTACGTCGTGGTGAAATGCCAGAGGTAATTATTAATAACTTATATACCCAAACTCAATTACAAAATGTATTTGGTATTAACGTAGTGGCTTTAGTAGATGGCCAGCCAAGAATTCTAAATCTGAAAGAGATGTTAGAAGCTTTTGTGCGTCATCGTCGTGAAGTGGTTACTCGTCGTACTATTTATGAATTACGTAAAGCACGTGAACGTGGCCATGTGGTAGAAGGTTTAGCTGTTGCATTAGCTAATATTGATCCCATTATTGAGTTGATTAAAAAATCACCAAGTCCTGCTGAAGCTAAAGAAAAACTATTGGCTACTGCATGGGAAGCAGGTCCTATCCAAGCAATGGTAGAGCGTGCTGGTGCAGAAAGTTGCCGCCCCGATGACTTGGAAGAGCAATATGGTATTCATGATGGTAAATACTATTTATCACCAGTACAAGCGCAAGCCATTTTAGATTTACGCTTACACCGTTTAACGGGCTTAGAACATGAGAAGTTAATTGGTGAATATAAAGAAATTTTAGAGCAAATCGGTGAGTTAATCCGTATTTTGACTATTCCAGAACGTTTAATGGAAGTGATTCGTGAAGAGTTAGTCAAAGTACGTGATGAATTTGGTGATGAGCGTCGTACTGAAATTATTGCTTCGCATATGGATTTAACCACAGCTGATCTTATTCCAGAAGAAGAGCGTGTAGTTACTATTTCTCATGGCGGTTATGCCAAGTCACAACCTTTAACAGCTTATCAAGCACAACGTCGTGGTGGTAAAGGTAAGTCTGCCTCAGGTGTGAAAGATGAAGATTATATTGAGCATCTTTTAGTGGCTAATAGTCATGCTACTTTATTGTTGTTCTCTACTAAGGGTAAGGTTTATTCCCTTCGTACCTTTGAAATTCCAGAAGCGTCTCGTACAGCAAGAGGTCGTCCTTTAATAAATATCATCCCATTAGATGAGGGTGAAAAAATTACTACCATGTTGCCAGTGGATGAATTTACTGAAGGCCGCTTTATCTTTATGGCAACCGCTAACGGTACAGTGAAGAAAACCCCATTAGAACAGTTTAGTAAAGTGCGTAAGAACGGTTTAATTGCCCTAGGTTTAAAAGAGGGTGATTTATTAATTTCTGCTGCTATTACTGATGGTAATAGTGAAGTAATGCTGTTTACTGATGAAGGTAAAGTAATCCGTTTTGAAGAGTCAAAAGTCCGTGAAATGGGACGTACAGCTAAAGGTGTACGTGGTATTCGCTTACCTAAAGAAGGTGAAAACGATACCACTGATGATGACGAAAATGCAGTAGTTATTGAAGAAGATAATGATGATGACAATAGCATTGAGTTATTCAGAAGCCATGTTATTGCCATGATTATCCCTGAGGATAATGCCTATATCTTAACGGCTTCTGCACGTGGTTATGGTAAGCGTACAGCGATTGATCAATATCCTTTACGTGGTCGTGGTGGTAAAGGTGTTATTTCCATGATTACCAGTGATCGTAACGGTAAAATTGTTGGTGCTGTGCAAGTACAGGATGGTGAGGAAATTATGTTAATTTCTGACCAAGGTACTTTAGTACGTACCCGCGTAGATGAAATACGTCCAATGGGTCGTAATACCCAAGGTGTTACCTTAATTAAACTATCTACCGATGAAACCTTAGTAGGTTTAGAGCGTGTTCAAGAACCATCTGAAACGGAAGAAGATTTAGATGAAGTTGATCTTGAAAATAATGCAACTAATGATGAAGATAATCCCACTATTCAGTAA
- the serC gene encoding 3-phosphoserine/phosphohydroxythreonine transaminase codes for MTKRVYNFCAGPAALPLEVLQQAQTELLDWHGKGLSIMEMSHRGADYTAVAAEAEQDLRDLLLIPNNYKVLFLQGGASQQFAQIPLNLMRHDQKADYIDTGIWAKKAIEEASRFAAVNVAATAKDYNYFAIPGQNEWQLSQDAAYVHYTANETIGGVEFDWIPEVGDIPLVTDMSSNILSQPIDVSKFGLIYAGAQKNIGPSGLVVLIIREDLLGNARSDCPTMLNYKVAADNDSMYNTPPTFSWYLAGLIFKWLKKQGGLEAMKKINEQKKELLYGYIDSTEFYNNPINPSNRSWMNIPFRLIDERLDKVFLEKADANGLLNLKGHRTVGGMRASIYNAVGLDAVQALVDFMKAFEKEHG; via the coding sequence ATGACTAAGCGAGTTTATAATTTCTGCGCAGGCCCAGCAGCATTACCTTTAGAAGTTCTACAACAAGCCCAAACTGAATTATTAGATTGGCATGGTAAAGGCTTGTCGATTATGGAAATGAGCCATCGTGGTGCTGACTATACAGCAGTAGCTGCGGAAGCTGAGCAGGATTTACGTGACTTACTATTAATTCCTAATAATTATAAAGTGTTATTTTTGCAAGGTGGTGCAAGTCAACAGTTTGCACAAATCCCCTTGAATTTAATGCGCCACGATCAAAAAGCTGATTATATTGATACAGGTATTTGGGCAAAGAAAGCTATTGAAGAAGCTTCTCGCTTTGCTGCAGTTAATGTGGCAGCTACGGCTAAAGACTATAACTATTTTGCTATTCCTGGTCAAAATGAATGGCAATTATCTCAAGATGCTGCTTATGTCCATTACACAGCTAATGAAACAATTGGTGGTGTAGAGTTTGATTGGATACCAGAAGTAGGGGATATACCTTTAGTAACTGATATGTCATCTAATATCTTGTCACAACCTATTGATGTGTCTAAGTTTGGTTTAATTTATGCAGGTGCACAAAAAAATATTGGGCCAAGTGGTTTAGTGGTATTAATTATACGTGAAGATTTATTAGGTAATGCTCGTAGTGATTGTCCTACTATGCTCAATTATAAAGTAGCGGCTGATAATGATTCTATGTATAACACACCACCAACGTTCTCTTGGTATCTTGCAGGCTTAATCTTTAAATGGTTGAAAAAACAAGGTGGTTTAGAGGCCATGAAAAAGATTAATGAGCAAAAGAAAGAGTTGCTTTATGGGTATATTGATAGCACAGAGTTCTACAATAACCCAATTAATCCCTCTAACCGTTCTTGGATGAATATTCCATTTAGATTAATTGATGAACGTTTAGATAAAGTGTTTTTAGAAAAAGCAGATGCAAATGGACTATTAAATTTAAAAGGTCACCGTACTGTAGGTGGAATGCGTGCTTCTATTTATAACGCAGTTGGTTTAGATGCAGTACAAGCATTGGTAGACTTTATGAAAGCGTTTGAGAAGGAGCATGGTTAA